One Desulfobulbus propionicus DSM 2032 DNA segment encodes these proteins:
- a CDS encoding malate synthase → MRTTTLTTHPNVQIRDQLATEYADIYTPEALAALGFMARLGDKQKRLMDERMRRRAARIRERRPLAFLDPEALIPGTTIRVGDAREGNFIGAEIPLDLRRQWIQGTGPAAKPNAPIESSLRNVAYALLSGADGWMFDGEDALGQITAMSLDNQRSLKRALARDPLFLEVAEQVAGEMNTWARGFLGREIIADWRTQLDRTTVIFRARGLHLDDRHLRVDGRSFSASIVDLTLYVVNNYRALQQRGASLVLYLPKIQTAEEAGFWNHLLSALEGHLGLAEGTIKTYVLVEQLEATFQLMEIRAALGRHFVGYNTGRWDYINSVCDANCWDPGFVNPNIESILMTYGYMRHYEDRVRRAVNTPDTNGNCALWQGGMEPNIPVGSQQGVASSMDKARAGAVREQQAGASGKWVAHWKMVHIVRPVWEAAGEDNQLGRSFPPLGYTEEDAANLTLLEPAPRTVRGARNLLSVALQYGNAFGQGMQAAALKPADFFGNDDILYLMEDMATGEIRVSILWEWIHKGASLTEDDPETGLKAGDLFSAEVFLRLLDEEYAKLLAAGHRDVHEKSKTTTLPIARAIVEAYVLDPVKLPWFIDLLNINLNNTDLGLARQRIADYLAAFKAQGMRITENLDTAPPAGR, encoded by the coding sequence ATGCGCACAACGACACTCACCACTCACCCGAATGTGCAGATCAGAGACCAACTGGCCACCGAGTATGCCGACATCTACACTCCCGAGGCCCTGGCGGCGCTCGGCTTCATGGCCAGACTTGGCGATAAGCAGAAACGGTTGATGGACGAACGGATGCGGCGGCGGGCGGCCCGCATTCGGGAGCGACGGCCCCTCGCCTTTCTTGATCCCGAAGCCCTGATTCCAGGCACCACGATCCGGGTGGGCGACGCCCGGGAGGGGAACTTCATCGGCGCGGAGATCCCGCTCGATCTGCGGCGGCAATGGATCCAGGGCACCGGCCCGGCCGCCAAACCCAATGCCCCCATCGAGTCGAGCCTGCGCAACGTCGCCTATGCCCTGCTCTCCGGGGCCGACGGCTGGATGTTCGACGGCGAGGATGCCCTGGGTCAGATCACCGCCATGTCGCTCGACAACCAGCGCAGTCTCAAGCGGGCCCTTGCCCGTGACCCGCTCTTTCTGGAGGTGGCCGAACAGGTGGCCGGCGAGATGAATACCTGGGCGCGGGGCTTTCTCGGCCGCGAGATCATCGCCGACTGGCGGACCCAGCTCGATCGCACCACGGTCATCTTCCGTGCCCGCGGCCTCCATCTCGACGACCGTCACCTCCGGGTCGACGGCCGCTCATTCTCGGCCTCCATTGTCGACCTGACTCTGTACGTGGTCAACAATTACCGCGCCCTGCAACAACGCGGCGCTTCCCTTGTCCTCTACCTGCCCAAGATCCAGACCGCCGAGGAGGCCGGATTCTGGAACCACCTCTTGAGCGCGCTCGAAGGGCATCTTGGCCTTGCCGAGGGGACCATCAAAACCTACGTGCTGGTGGAGCAGCTGGAGGCCACCTTCCAGCTGATGGAGATCCGGGCGGCCCTTGGCCGCCACTTTGTCGGCTACAACACCGGCCGCTGGGACTACATCAACAGCGTGTGCGACGCCAACTGCTGGGACCCGGGCTTCGTCAATCCCAACATCGAATCGATCCTCATGACCTACGGCTACATGCGCCACTACGAGGATCGGGTGCGGCGGGCGGTCAACACCCCGGACACCAACGGCAACTGCGCCCTGTGGCAGGGGGGCATGGAGCCCAACATTCCGGTCGGCTCGCAGCAGGGCGTGGCCAGCAGCATGGACAAGGCCCGGGCCGGCGCGGTGCGCGAACAGCAGGCCGGGGCGAGCGGCAAGTGGGTCGCCCATTGGAAGATGGTGCACATCGTCCGCCCGGTGTGGGAAGCGGCGGGCGAAGACAACCAGCTGGGCCGGAGCTTCCCGCCGCTCGGCTACACCGAGGAGGACGCGGCCAACCTGACCCTGCTCGAACCGGCCCCGCGCACCGTGCGCGGCGCCCGCAACCTGCTCAGCGTGGCCCTGCAGTACGGCAACGCCTTTGGCCAGGGCATGCAGGCCGCGGCCCTGAAACCGGCGGACTTTTTCGGCAACGACGACATCCTGTACCTGATGGAGGACATGGCCACCGGCGAGATCCGGGTCAGCATCCTGTGGGAGTGGATCCACAAGGGCGCCTCCCTCACCGAGGACGATCCCGAAACGGGGCTCAAGGCCGGTGATCTGTTCAGTGCCGAGGTCTTCCTGCGCCTGCTCGACGAGGAGTACGCCAAGCTGCTCGCCGCCGGTCACCGCGATGTCCACGAAAAATCGAAGACCACCACCCTGCCGATCGCCCGGGCCATTGTCGAGGCCTATGTGCTCGATCCGGTCAAGCTGCCCTGGTTCATCGACCTGCTCAACATCAATCTCAACAACACTGACCTGGGCCTGGCCCGGCAGCGTATCGCCGACTACCTTGCCGCCTTCAAGGCGCAGGGCATGCGCATCACCGAAAACCTCGACACCGCGCCGCCGGCGGGCAGGTAG
- a CDS encoding PAS domain S-box protein has translation MEHAAEFALLRARIAELEAACADLEARCAQFDQYPYGPLACQSLDAAGRLADVNQAWLDSLGYTREEVIGRAFTDFLPPDQRQCFGGMMSRIEALDEILGAELAMAARDGSTLWGACNIRAERDAQGRLLKTRWVFIDITARLLAENERRENEMHLKAILNASTETIQLLDTEGRTIIANEASAKRLHVSVDDLIGRPVFDFFPPAVAEQRRECCRQVVATGQPLTVQDERDGIAFEAYLYPVADEQGVVRRIALFSMDITRRKAMERQLAESHALLANLANQVPGVVYQYRLYPDGRSCFPYASPGIWNIYEVTPEQVREDAAPVFDRLHPADHDRVAEAILASARTLETFFCEFKVILPRQGLRWYWSQAQPQRLEDGGTLWHGIISDITARKQAEETLRAREHYLHTILQTSVEGFWVLDTQGRVVEVNNAYLAMTGYSRREILRLSISDLDAIESPDQIAVRIQRIIANGSELFESRHRRKDGSLFPVEVSVTWLDEEGGRMVCFCRDLSERKRAEEALRHSHELMRHLIEHTNSGVAVHDRNLRYVYVSQRYLEMYGLKGRDVIGQHHYDIFPDLPEKWRDVHRQVLTGKTMSAKRDPYVRADGTMEWTRWECRPWYESPGTIGGLIVYTEVITEQVLAEEALRKSEEFQRALIDASPLAIISLDPEGQVLSWNRAAERIFGWSEKEALGQFLLIGNSEQAETLAALRTRILAGETLSRLELHLCHKDGSPIVVSLSTAPIRNPDGELIAIMSVLEDISERKRAEEEKKLLAVQLQQAQKMEAIGTLAGGIAHDFNNLLGVIIGYGEIAKEALPDHSTTARDLEKILEAGERAADLVKQILAFGRRANVEKIPLEPVHLVKEAVKLLRATLPSTITIRQQLSARTGTILADPTQIHQIVMNLCTNAFHAMEQTGGVLDITLAECERDVQDLLYHPQVRPGKFVVLTVADTGPGIPPEIRDKIFEPYFTTKGVGKGTGLGLAIVHGIVADTGGFITCESEPGQGTAFHVFLPAHEASVPLQDKAADTSPSGRERILLVDDEAMLAEMGKTMLERLGYTVISQTSSLEALAMFQQRPRDFDAVITDQTMPSLTGIDLAQRMLRIRPDLPIILCTGFSSLVNEQQAKACGVRGFLMKPLTKKGLAELLRRVLDEGRGTSASAP, from the coding sequence ATGGAACATGCAGCTGAATTTGCCTTGCTCAGGGCCCGAATCGCCGAACTGGAGGCCGCCTGTGCCGATCTTGAGGCGCGGTGCGCACAGTTTGACCAGTATCCCTACGGCCCGTTGGCCTGTCAATCCCTGGACGCGGCAGGTCGCCTGGCCGACGTCAACCAGGCGTGGCTGGACAGCCTCGGCTATACCAGGGAAGAGGTCATCGGCCGCGCCTTCACCGATTTTCTCCCTCCCGACCAGCGGCAGTGTTTTGGGGGAATGATGTCCCGCATCGAGGCGCTGGACGAGATCCTCGGCGCCGAGTTGGCGATGGCGGCCAGGGACGGTTCCACCCTGTGGGGCGCTTGCAACATTCGGGCCGAACGGGACGCGCAAGGCCGGCTGCTCAAGACCCGCTGGGTGTTCATCGATATCACCGCCCGCCTGTTGGCCGAGAACGAACGGCGGGAAAACGAGATGCACCTCAAGGCCATTCTCAACGCCTCCACGGAAACCATTCAGCTGCTCGATACCGAGGGGCGGACCATCATCGCCAACGAGGCCTCGGCCAAACGGTTGCACGTCTCGGTTGACGACTTGATTGGCCGGCCGGTGTTCGATTTCTTTCCGCCGGCGGTCGCCGAGCAGCGAAGGGAATGTTGCCGGCAGGTGGTGGCCACCGGTCAACCCCTTACCGTTCAGGATGAGCGCGACGGGATTGCTTTCGAGGCGTACCTGTATCCGGTTGCCGATGAACAAGGCGTTGTCCGGCGCATCGCCTTGTTTTCCATGGACATTACCCGGCGCAAGGCCATGGAGCGGCAGCTGGCGGAAAGCCATGCCCTGCTCGCCAATCTCGCCAACCAGGTGCCCGGGGTGGTCTACCAATACCGGCTGTATCCGGATGGGCGTTCGTGTTTTCCCTATGCCAGTCCAGGGATATGGAATATTTACGAGGTGACGCCGGAGCAGGTCCGGGAAGATGCCGCGCCGGTGTTCGACCGGCTCCACCCCGCCGACCACGACCGGGTTGCCGAGGCCATTCTCGCCTCGGCGCGCACCCTGGAAACCTTTTTCTGCGAATTCAAGGTCATCCTGCCCCGGCAAGGACTGCGCTGGTATTGGTCCCAGGCGCAGCCGCAGCGACTGGAAGATGGCGGCACCCTGTGGCACGGCATCATTTCCGACATCACCGCCCGCAAGCAGGCCGAGGAAACCCTGCGGGCACGGGAACACTACCTGCACACCATCCTCCAAACCTCGGTGGAAGGGTTTTGGGTGCTTGACACGCAGGGAAGGGTGGTCGAAGTCAACAACGCCTATCTGGCCATGACGGGATACAGCCGGCGGGAAATCCTCCGGCTGTCCATCAGCGACCTCGACGCCATCGAGTCGCCGGACCAGATCGCCGTCCGGATCCAACGGATCATCGCCAATGGTTCGGAACTGTTTGAAAGCCGGCATCGCCGCAAGGACGGCAGCCTCTTCCCGGTCGAGGTGTCGGTCACCTGGCTGGACGAGGAAGGGGGGCGCATGGTCTGTTTTTGCCGCGACCTGAGCGAGCGCAAACGGGCCGAGGAGGCGCTGCGCCATTCGCACGAGTTGATGCGCCACCTCATCGAGCACACCAACAGCGGCGTGGCCGTGCATGATCGAAACCTGCGCTATGTGTACGTCAGTCAGCGCTATCTCGAAATGTACGGGCTCAAGGGGCGTGATGTGATTGGCCAGCATCATTACGACATCTTTCCCGACCTGCCCGAGAAATGGCGCGACGTCCATCGGCAGGTCCTGACCGGCAAGACAATGAGCGCCAAGCGTGATCCCTACGTTCGAGCCGATGGGACGATGGAGTGGACCCGGTGGGAGTGCCGGCCCTGGTACGAGTCCCCGGGAACGATCGGCGGCCTCATCGTCTACACCGAGGTGATCACCGAGCAGGTGCTGGCCGAAGAGGCCCTGCGCAAGAGCGAGGAATTCCAGAGGGCGCTCATTGACGCCTCGCCGCTGGCGATCATCAGTCTTGATCCCGAGGGGCAGGTGCTCAGCTGGAACCGCGCCGCCGAACGCATTTTTGGCTGGTCGGAGAAGGAAGCGCTCGGCCAATTTTTGCTGATCGGCAACAGCGAGCAGGCCGAAACATTGGCCGCTCTGCGTACCCGAATCCTGGCCGGCGAGACGCTTTCCCGCCTCGAACTGCACCTGTGCCACAAGGACGGCAGTCCGATCGTGGTCAGCCTGTCGACCGCGCCCATCCGCAATCCCGACGGCGAATTGATCGCCATCATGTCCGTCCTGGAGGACATCAGTGAACGCAAGCGGGCGGAAGAGGAAAAGAAACTCCTTGCCGTCCAGTTGCAGCAGGCGCAGAAGATGGAGGCCATCGGCACCCTGGCCGGCGGTATTGCCCACGATTTCAACAATCTCCTTGGGGTGATCATCGGCTATGGCGAGATTGCCAAGGAAGCGCTTCCCGACCACTCGACCACCGCCAGGGATCTGGAGAAGATCCTGGAAGCCGGGGAGCGGGCGGCCGATCTGGTCAAACAGATCCTGGCTTTCGGCCGTCGGGCCAATGTCGAAAAAATTCCCCTGGAGCCGGTCCATCTGGTCAAAGAGGCCGTCAAGCTGCTGCGCGCGACCCTGCCCTCGACAATCACCATCCGGCAGCAGCTCAGCGCCAGGACCGGTACCATCCTCGCCGACCCGACCCAGATTCACCAGATCGTGATGAATCTCTGCACCAACGCCTTTCACGCCATGGAACAAACCGGCGGGGTCCTGGACATCACGCTCGCGGAATGCGAGCGCGATGTCCAGGACCTCCTGTATCATCCCCAGGTGCGACCCGGCAAATTCGTGGTGCTCACGGTAGCGGATACCGGTCCCGGTATCCCCCCGGAGATACGGGACAAGATTTTCGAGCCCTATTTCACCACCAAGGGGGTGGGGAAGGGCACCGGTTTGGGCCTGGCCATCGTGCACGGCATCGTGGCCGATACCGGCGGGTTCATCACCTGCGAGAGCGAGCCGGGGCAAGGGACGGCGTTCCACGTCTTTCTTCCGGCCCACGAGGCGAGCGTTCCGCTCCAGGACAAGGCGGCCGACACTAGCCCCTCGGGCCGGGAACGGATTCTCCTGGTGGACGACGAGGCCATGCTGGCGGAGATGGGCAAGACCATGCTTGAACGCCTGGGCTACACGGTGATCAGCCAGACCAGCAGCCTGGAGGCCTTGGCGATGTTTCAGCAGCGGCCCCGGGATTTCGACGCGGTCATCACCGATCAGACCATGCCCAGCCTGACCGGCATCGACCTGGCGCAGCGCATGCTGCGGATACGGCCCGATCTGCCGATCATTCTGTGCACCGGCTTCAGCAGTCTCGTCAATGAACAACAGGCCAAGGCGTGCGGCGTCAGAGGTTTTCTCATGAAGCCCCTGACCAAGAAAGGGCTGGCCGAGCTGCTACGCAGGGTGCTGGACGAGGGACGCGGCACATCGGCATCGGCGCCGTAG
- a CDS encoding tetratricopeptide repeat protein, producing MFKLTTTVALLILCFAVAQGLRAGQAPEQTTHPAVARPSPAAQEQPPPPQPSSRSHDQWLKGSEAFQESSDWKGMLDWCQEWSRDVPEDAWAWHCLGYCYLNLHRYDEAVAAYRQTVRINPQDADGWSNLGFVYTEQKRYNEAIDSYRQTVRINPGDVEGWSNLSYVYFSSDNPAAAQESLEQLRHLNPQKADELLEILPPPK from the coding sequence ATGTTCAAGCTCACCACGACCGTTGCCTTGCTCATCCTTTGTTTTGCCGTTGCCCAGGGGCTTCGGGCGGGCCAAGCACCTGAGCAAACCACCCACCCTGCCGTTGCCCGCCCCTCTCCAGCCGCGCAGGAGCAGCCCCCGCCGCCACAACCATCCAGCCGCAGCCACGATCAATGGCTCAAAGGTTCGGAGGCGTTCCAAGAGTCATCCGATTGGAAAGGCATGCTGGACTGGTGCCAGGAATGGTCACGGGACGTGCCCGAGGATGCCTGGGCCTGGCATTGTCTGGGGTATTGCTATCTCAACCTGCACCGGTACGACGAGGCCGTTGCCGCGTATCGCCAGACGGTGCGCATCAATCCGCAAGATGCGGACGGGTGGAGCAATCTCGGCTTTGTGTACACGGAACAAAAACGCTACAACGAGGCCATCGATTCGTACCGCCAGACGGTGCGCATCAACCCGGGCGATGTCGAAGGGTGGAGCAATCTCTCCTACGTGTATTTTTCCTCCGACAATCCCGCCGCCGCCCAGGAAAGCCTCGAACAGCTCCGCCACCTCAATCCGCAAAAAGCCGACGAGCTGCTCGAAATTCTCCCGCCTCCGAAATAG
- a CDS encoding methyltransferase family protein — MLVSPQNCTTEYDILAWAIKLRQPVSLVVILLCAVILFTTPPSWRGNASIGLLMDMSGLALVVLAAFGRIWSSLYISGYKEDRVVAEGPYAIVRNPLYVCSFVGAIGLGLASRHLAVLGLVVLAFLLYYPVVVLAEERNLQRKFGQDYEAYRQRVPRFCPKRFPLVEPDAYPLRPRHVRRSLQEILWFFWSYLILHLAVVLQSDSVVAAARHLGAH; from the coding sequence ATGCTTGTTTCACCACAGAACTGCACCACCGAATACGACATCCTTGCATGGGCCATCAAACTGCGGCAACCCGTTTCCCTCGTCGTGATTCTCCTCTGCGCGGTGATTCTGTTCACCACGCCGCCCTCCTGGCGGGGCAATGCGAGCATCGGGCTGTTGATGGATATGTCGGGGTTGGCGCTCGTCGTCCTGGCGGCCTTTGGTCGTATCTGGAGCAGCCTCTATATCAGCGGCTACAAGGAAGATCGGGTCGTCGCCGAGGGGCCCTATGCCATTGTCCGCAATCCCCTCTATGTCTGCAGTTTTGTCGGGGCGATCGGCCTGGGATTGGCAAGCCGGCATCTCGCCGTCCTGGGGCTTGTCGTCCTTGCCTTTCTGCTCTATTATCCCGTGGTTGTCCTGGCCGAGGAACGGAATCTGCAGCGGAAATTCGGCCAGGACTACGAAGCGTACAGGCAGCGGGTGCCCCGATTTTGCCCCAAGCGATTCCCGCTCGTCGAACCGGACGCCTATCCGCTGCGGCCCCGCCATGTGCGCCGTTCGTTGCAGGAGATCCTCTGGTTTTTCTGGTCCTACCTGATCCTCCATTTGGCCGTGGTGCTGCAATCGGACTCCGTCGTCGCCGCTGCCCGCCATCTCGGCGCTCACTGA
- a CDS encoding putative sulfate/molybdate transporter, with product MNETTTPPPSGEAHPQRHASLPPAGTAAKRGLQFNRMELSGAFGDLGTMLPIVLGMILINGLSPSTVFLTFGLFYLFAGFYYRLPIPVQPLKAVGAIAIAYPALITEPVIGAAGILFGAILLVLSLTGMVDRIAKLFSQAVVRGIQLTLGLIFLKKGIELIVHEQVFMSGGPARFAEYPVNLITGIAVFVLVLLLLNNTRYPAALAALAVGIVVGCALGGFTGRGVSLGPTSIHLIQPTIADFWTAFIMLVLPQIPLTIGNACVGTADTCANLFSDDPSTRKAKAGTFAFSMGLINFPAGFFGSVPMCHGTGGLAAHYRFGARTGGAPVMIGLFFLLVALGLGEFGFAVLSLIPQSVLGVLLVFAGLELCPLLRSLKTNEEYFVALLIAGIALVIPNMAWAFGIGILVDSVIRLLKIKI from the coding sequence ATGAACGAGACCACCACCCCGCCCCCGTCAGGCGAAGCACATCCGCAGCGACACGCCTCCCTTCCACCGGCAGGAACAGCCGCGAAAAGGGGGCTGCAATTCAACAGGATGGAATTGTCCGGCGCCTTTGGCGACCTGGGGACCATGCTGCCCATTGTCTTGGGCATGATCCTGATCAATGGTCTGAGCCCATCGACCGTCTTTCTCACCTTTGGCCTTTTCTACCTTTTTGCCGGCTTTTATTATCGACTGCCCATCCCCGTGCAGCCGTTGAAGGCGGTTGGCGCCATTGCCATTGCCTATCCCGCTCTGATTACCGAACCGGTGATCGGCGCTGCGGGTATCCTTTTCGGTGCCATCCTCCTGGTGTTATCCCTCACCGGCATGGTCGATCGGATTGCGAAACTTTTTTCCCAGGCGGTGGTCCGTGGCATTCAGTTGACGTTAGGGCTTATTTTTCTGAAGAAGGGGATCGAACTCATTGTCCATGAACAGGTGTTCATGTCGGGCGGACCGGCCCGTTTCGCGGAGTATCCGGTCAATCTGATCACCGGCATCGCCGTGTTCGTCCTGGTCCTGCTCCTGCTCAACAACACACGGTATCCTGCCGCTCTGGCCGCGCTGGCCGTCGGCATCGTTGTGGGATGTGCGCTTGGCGGGTTTACCGGACGCGGTGTTTCTCTTGGCCCCACCTCCATCCATCTCATCCAACCAACGATCGCCGATTTTTGGACCGCCTTCATCATGCTGGTGCTGCCGCAGATTCCCCTCACCATCGGCAACGCCTGCGTGGGAACCGCGGACACCTGCGCCAACCTCTTCAGCGACGACCCGTCCACAAGAAAGGCGAAAGCCGGAACATTCGCCTTCTCCATGGGGCTGATCAATTTCCCCGCCGGATTTTTCGGCTCCGTGCCCATGTGCCACGGTACCGGGGGATTGGCGGCGCATTACCGTTTCGGCGCCAGAACCGGCGGCGCGCCTGTGATGATCGGTTTGTTTTTCCTCCTGGTCGCCCTGGGGCTGGGAGAATTCGGCTTTGCGGTGTTGTCGTTGATTCCCCAATCCGTTCTCGGGGTGTTGCTGGTTTTCGCCGGGTTGGAGCTTTGCCCGCTGCTGCGCAGTCTCAAGACCAACGAGGAGTATTTCGTGGCCTTGTTGATCGCCGGCATCGCCCTGGTCATTCCCAACATGGCGTGGGCCTTTGGGATCGGCATTCTCGTCGATAGCGTGATCCGGCTGCTGAAAATCAAAATTTAA
- a CDS encoding AraC family transcriptional regulator produces MAKMVELLRNFPDIEDGPSPSRLHGVLFFKETRPLPRKPMVYDPGLCIVVQGHKIGYLGDRKFRYDANQYLVTSVTMPFECETFATPKEPLRGLYIDIDMGQLHDLIGRIDTQTGIGKGGERILPRGIGPAVMDEEMVDATTRLVKCLRSETEAQILGPGIVREILYRALRGTQAPVLYSLALHSGTFSQVARVLKVMQSDYAGKLDVEQLAKMAHLSVSAFHRAFKEITSDSPLQYLKKIRLTKARDLMIQESIKANIAADKVGYESASQFSREFKRYFGQSPAEMMRESRSMEMR; encoded by the coding sequence ATGGCAAAGATGGTTGAACTGTTGCGGAACTTTCCGGACATTGAGGACGGCCCCTCTCCATCCCGGCTTCACGGGGTGCTTTTTTTCAAGGAAACCCGCCCTCTTCCCAGGAAACCGATGGTCTACGATCCTGGCCTCTGTATCGTTGTCCAGGGGCACAAGATTGGTTACCTGGGCGACCGGAAATTTCGCTACGACGCCAACCAGTATCTGGTGACTTCGGTCACCATGCCGTTCGAATGCGAGACCTTTGCGACTCCAAAGGAGCCACTGCGTGGATTGTACATCGATATTGACATGGGTCAATTACATGACCTGATCGGTCGAATAGATACGCAAACAGGAATCGGCAAGGGCGGCGAACGGATACTGCCTCGCGGGATCGGCCCGGCCGTCATGGATGAGGAGATGGTGGATGCGACGACGAGGCTGGTCAAATGTTTGCGTTCAGAGACTGAAGCACAAATATTAGGCCCTGGAATCGTGCGGGAAATTCTCTATCGGGCACTGCGCGGAACCCAGGCGCCGGTCCTCTACTCCCTGGCCTTGCACAGCGGCACGTTTTCACAGGTCGCCCGCGTCCTCAAGGTGATGCAAAGCGACTATGCGGGGAAACTGGACGTGGAACAGTTGGCCAAAATGGCTCATTTGAGCGTTTCCGCGTTCCATCGGGCCTTTAAAGAGATCACCTCGGATTCTCCCCTGCAGTATTTGAAAAAAATCAGACTGACCAAAGCAAGGGATTTAATGATCCAGGAAAGCATCAAGGCCAACATCGCCGCCGACAAGGTGGGGTATGAGAGCGCGTCTCAATTCAGCCGTGAATTCAAGCGCTACTTTGGGCAAAGTCCAGCGGAGATGATGCGGGAATCGCGGAGCATGGAAATGCGCTAG
- a CDS encoding sensor domain-containing diguanylate cyclase: MYHRLLKILIITQDSRLETLLRGVPPRERFSHHIICRAQADEEVRDCAIILLDSCTTETIKMVHAEKEAHAALIACCTASSLTGLTEVQDLLDQLWIKPFTDAQALSSFGKILARLKEREDASLTEKYLDTLIDSLPDLIWFKDARGAHLKVNTSFCRAVDKTKAQIQGRGHYYIWGIEPDEYAQGEYICLESEEIVLNKKETCLFDETVKCQDELRKFKTYKSPIFDVDGKVIGTVGFAHDVTDLQNLLIELNILLEGLPFAVMVTDKNKNITSINQKSINLFSLQRDELIGGDIESFIATAGNFARNKRWIVERNEEGTLLISKDQVLKIHDEKLLDIFGVLAGYIYLFLDITLEHRYKNKLLMDANTDYLTRLNNRRSLQDFMRKTPCQRDTALLLADLDNFKEVNDQYGHDEGDRILVAFSNLLMHIFPAENLFRLGGDEFAIIVPKAENTESVRSVAQKLLAGFDERIARRFPHTNISVSIGIAMHADDGENFGELFKKADIALYDSKNAGKNAYTFWISNASTMSTLADKMGLSNRLPAQTKNDVPLE, encoded by the coding sequence ATGTACCACCGTTTGTTGAAGATCTTAATCATAACCCAGGACTCACGACTCGAAACGCTGCTGCGGGGCGTTCCCCCGCGGGAGCGGTTCTCGCATCACATCATCTGTCGAGCGCAAGCAGACGAGGAGGTACGAGACTGCGCGATCATCCTCCTCGATTCGTGCACCACGGAAACCATAAAAATGGTCCACGCGGAAAAGGAAGCCCACGCCGCCCTGATCGCCTGTTGCACCGCCAGCAGCCTCACCGGCCTGACGGAGGTCCAGGACCTGCTCGACCAGCTATGGATCAAACCCTTTACCGATGCCCAAGCCCTCTCCTCCTTTGGCAAGATCCTGGCGCGGTTGAAGGAGCGAGAGGACGCCAGCCTTACAGAAAAATATCTCGACACCTTGATAGACAGCCTGCCCGACCTGATCTGGTTCAAGGATGCACGGGGCGCGCACCTGAAGGTCAACACCAGTTTCTGCCGCGCGGTGGACAAGACCAAGGCCCAGATCCAAGGCCGGGGGCATTATTATATCTGGGGCATAGAACCCGACGAGTATGCCCAGGGTGAATATATCTGCCTGGAATCGGAAGAAATTGTCCTGAACAAAAAGGAAACCTGCCTTTTTGACGAGACGGTGAAGTGTCAGGATGAGCTGCGTAAGTTCAAAACGTACAAATCACCGATTTTCGACGTGGATGGCAAGGTTATCGGCACGGTCGGATTCGCCCACGATGTCACTGATCTGCAGAATCTGCTGATCGAGCTGAACATCCTGCTCGAGGGGCTGCCCTTTGCGGTCATGGTGACCGACAAAAACAAAAACATCACCAGTATCAACCAGAAATCCATCAATTTGTTTTCGCTGCAACGAGATGAGCTGATCGGCGGCGACATCGAGTCGTTCATCGCTACAGCTGGAAATTTCGCCCGTAACAAACGATGGATCGTGGAGCGGAACGAGGAAGGAACACTGCTGATTTCCAAGGACCAGGTTCTGAAAATACACGATGAAAAGCTGCTCGATATTTTTGGTGTGTTGGCCGGCTACATCTATCTCTTTCTCGATATCACCCTTGAGCACCGGTACAAGAACAAACTGCTCATGGACGCGAACACCGATTACCTGACCAGGCTGAACAACAGACGCAGCCTTCAGGATTTCATGCGAAAGACCCCCTGCCAGCGCGACACCGCGCTCCTGCTCGCCGATCTCGATAATTTCAAGGAGGTCAACGATCAGTATGGTCACGATGAGGGCGACAGGATCTTGGTGGCCTTCTCGAACCTGCTGATGCACATCTTTCCCGCCGAGAACCTGTTCCGTCTTGGTGGGGACGAATTTGCCATTATCGTTCCCAAGGCTGAGAATACCGAGTCGGTACGGTCAGTTGCCCAAAAGCTGCTCGCCGGATTTGACGAAAGGATCGCGCGGCGGTTTCCCCACACCAACATTTCAGTCAGCATCGGCATCGCCATGCATGCCGATGACGGCGAGAACTTCGGCGAGTTGTTCAAAAAGGCCGATATCGCCCTCTATGATTCGAAAAATGCGGGGAAAAACGCCTATACCTTCTGGATCAGCAATGCGTCAACCATGAGCACGTTGGCGGACAAAATGGGTTTATCGAACAGGCTGCCAGCACAGACGAAAAACGACGTCCCCCTTGAATAG